The following coding sequences are from one Candidatus Zymogenus saltonus window:
- a CDS encoding GMC family oxidoreductase — translation MIINPKDIIGDVKESCDVCIVGSGSSGGVMAMEMAGAGYSVVVLEEGGHFKGSSLNQREPEMMGELYQQRAARTTKDLSVAIMQGKCVGGGTVVNVADCVRIHDEVLRRWEVEFGIEDMTPEIMNPYFEKVENILKVKKIKDSELNGSNVIVKKGIEKLGYSGSPFDTNREGCIGCGYCLLGCTYDKKQAVSLNYIPMAVENGAKVYVYTRAERVEEKGGKANRVHGILLDPKTKTPRGNIEVTAKVIMIATNTINTDQLLLKSGLCNSSGFVGKNLILQPQTMVAGMFKEELRSYRGIPQAYVCDEFEEVDEVRGLTGFRVEGIFGMPGISSSLMGGFGMETKELLTKYNNLAAAMVLVPEEPSGEVKLNKYKRPVVHYKMREDTKKRMMEGMKQGAKIMFAAGAEKVRLFYEVPAMLDDESQLNVIEERGIEPCGQAIMAFHIQGTCRMGPDPKKSVVNNYMESHDVKNLFVVDASVCPSTSSSHNMVAVMAMAHRTADYVLTNREKYFG, via the coding sequence ATGATAATCAATCCTAAAGATATAATTGGTGACGTAAAAGAATCGTGCGACGTCTGTATTGTGGGCTCCGGATCGTCAGGCGGGGTGATGGCGATGGAGATGGCGGGCGCCGGATACTCAGTGGTGGTTCTGGAGGAGGGTGGTCATTTTAAGGGGTCGAGCCTGAACCAGCGGGAGCCGGAGATGATGGGAGAGCTCTACCAGCAGAGGGCCGCCAGGACGACCAAAGACCTCTCGGTCGCCATCATGCAGGGGAAATGCGTGGGCGGGGGAACCGTGGTCAACGTCGCCGACTGCGTCAGGATCCACGACGAGGTTTTAAGAAGATGGGAGGTGGAGTTCGGCATAGAAGACATGACGCCGGAGATCATGAACCCCTACTTCGAGAAGGTGGAAAATATCCTGAAGGTAAAGAAGATAAAGGACTCGGAGTTGAACGGCTCCAACGTGATTGTAAAGAAGGGAATCGAGAAGCTGGGGTATTCCGGATCTCCCTTCGATACGAACCGCGAGGGGTGCATAGGGTGCGGATACTGTCTCTTGGGCTGCACCTACGACAAGAAGCAGGCGGTTTCCCTGAACTACATACCGATGGCCGTTGAAAACGGGGCGAAGGTGTACGTCTACACCAGGGCGGAGAGGGTGGAGGAAAAGGGGGGAAAGGCGAACAGGGTTCACGGTATCCTTCTCGATCCGAAGACGAAAACGCCGAGAGGTAACATTGAGGTTACGGCAAAGGTCATCATGATCGCCACGAACACCATAAACACCGACCAGCTTCTCTTGAAGTCGGGCCTCTGCAACTCCAGCGGGTTTGTGGGTAAAAACCTGATCCTCCAGCCCCAGACGATGGTGGCGGGGATGTTCAAGGAGGAGCTTCGGAGCTACAGAGGAATTCCCCAGGCCTACGTCTGCGACGAGTTCGAGGAGGTGGACGAGGTGAGGGGGCTTACCGGCTTTCGCGTCGAGGGTATCTTCGGGATGCCCGGAATATCGTCGAGCCTTATGGGCGGCTTCGGCATGGAGACAAAGGAGCTGTTGACCAAATATAACAACCTCGCCGCTGCGATGGTCCTTGTTCCGGAGGAGCCGAGCGGCGAGGTCAAGCTCAACAAATACAAGAGGCCGGTCGTTCACTACAAGATGCGGGAAGACACGAAAAAAAGGATGATGGAGGGAATGAAACAGGGCGCGAAGATCATGTTCGCCGCTGGAGCCGAGAAGGTGAGGCTCTTCTACGAGGTGCCGGCGATGCTGGACGACGAGTCGCAGCTAAATGTAATAGAAGAGAGGGGGATAGAGCCGTGCGGTCAGGCGATCATGGCGTTTCACATCCAGGGCACCTGCAGGATGGGCCCCGATCCGAAAAAGAGCGTCGTTAACAACTACATGGAGAGTCACGACGTGAAGAACCTCTTTGTAGTTGACGCCTCGGTCTGCCCGTCGACTTCGTCCTCCCACAACATGGTGGCCGTAATGGCGATGGCCCACAGGACGGCGGACTACGTCCTCACAAACAGGGAGAAATACTTCGGTTAG
- a CDS encoding lysophospholipid acyltransferase family protein: MSITIYETPILNSILRRISLFILNLFGWQLEGEVPNIPKFVAIATHTSNWDFPIAILVAFAFKKKMSILAKKSLFKGPFGPFFKWMGCIPINRSQSSNVVDYLVKVFNEKREMILVLAPEGTRKKVEKWKSGFYHIAMGVKIPILLTFVDYLKKAAGIGPLIFPTGNYEADLKRILAFYSNITGKYPDQT, encoded by the coding sequence ATGAGCATAACTATTTACGAAACACCTATATTAAATTCCATACTCAGGCGAATCTCTCTGTTCATCTTAAATCTCTTCGGCTGGCAGCTCGAAGGGGAAGTTCCCAATATTCCTAAATTTGTGGCAATCGCAACCCACACCTCTAACTGGGATTTCCCCATCGCCATTCTCGTCGCCTTTGCTTTTAAGAAAAAAATGTCGATACTGGCAAAGAAAAGCCTCTTCAAAGGCCCCTTCGGCCCGTTTTTCAAGTGGATGGGGTGCATCCCGATCAACAGGTCCCAGTCGTCAAACGTTGTAGATTATTTAGTAAAAGTCTTCAACGAGAAAAGGGAGATGATCCTGGTGCTTGCGCCTGAGGGAACGAGAAAGAAGGTTGAGAAGTGGAAATCGGGATTCTACCACATCGCCATGGGCGTCAAGATACCCATCCTTCTCACCTTCGTAGATTATCTCAAAAAGGCCGCAGGGATTGGCCCATTGATATTCCCCACCGGCAACTACGAAGCGGATCTGAAGAGGATATTGGCCTTTTACTCCAACATCACCGGGAAGTATCCAGATCAGACTTGA